One window of Gemmatimonadota bacterium genomic DNA carries:
- a CDS encoding glycosyl hydrolase: MWTTLRSHAQTALALTVVLPLTFTPALAQEYDEDIYDALSWQNVGPNRGGRSTAVAGSDARPLEYYFGATGGGLWKTTDGGSNWSVMTDGKITSSSVGAVAVCEADPDVVYIGTGETQIRGNIIQGDGAYKSTDGGSTWQHIGLRETQNISRIRIHPEDCDVAWVAAFGVHSASNPERGVFKTVDGGESWELSLFKSAKAGATDLVLDPNNPDVLYATIWEAWRKSWGMSSGGDDSGLWKSSDGGDTWSDITSRLGLEPAGPIGKMGVAVSGANSDRVWVLVEHEPGGGVFRSDDAGESWQRVNEERKLRQRAFYYTRIYADPQDEDVVYALNTGLYKSTDGGETFPDGISVPHGDNHDLWISASDPDRMINSNDGGANVSVNGGQSWTDQEYPTAQFYRVITTNHEPYHICGAQQDNSTACTPSSGWNHLSAAGGFGGGGYFYSVGGCESGYIAPHPEDVDVFYAGCYGGSLSRYDHGTGFSRSISVWPENPMGESAEDIRERVQWTYPIVFDKHDSGILYTATHRVWRTLTEGQSWEQISPDLTRNDPLTVGPSGGPITRDQTGVETYATVFAIAPSPHDPNVIWAGSDDGYVHVTRDARAASPSWVNVTPADAPDFVRINTIEASPTTPGKAYVAGIRYLVDNDRSPYVWKTEDYGQSWTKIVNGIPADDFIRAVREDPERPGLLYAASERTVYISWNDGANWQPLTMNLPVVQVSDLVVEDHDLVIATHGRAFWVMRNIDVLRQMNPEVVTSDFWLFDPRDPVRRFDNTADIYYYLPSDAEEVLIEFADANGNVLISSLSADSAAADDDDESTGGGGFGGFGGGSARPSKTEGSNRFRWNMRLEGWTDFEGRIFWAAGNQGPAVVPGRYQVRLTVDGETETRDFEIRMNPRALAQGVTVADLRERFDFAVRIRDRVTEAHEAVLRIRSIKSQVDERLEENDNSELASLGATVNERLGGVEGEIYQVRNRSNQDPLNYPIKLNNKIAALQNLVEGPESRPTDQSYEVFEVLSSALEQELEQMTLIIQQELARLNELLRELGLEPIDAERLIT, translated from the coding sequence ATGTGGACAACCCTTCGAAGCCACGCGCAGACTGCGCTGGCACTGACGGTCGTGCTGCCGCTCACCTTCACTCCCGCTCTAGCGCAGGAGTACGACGAAGACATCTACGACGCTCTGAGCTGGCAAAACGTCGGCCCCAACCGCGGCGGTCGCTCTACCGCGGTCGCGGGCAGCGACGCTCGCCCCCTCGAGTACTACTTCGGCGCGACCGGTGGGGGGCTGTGGAAGACGACGGATGGCGGCAGCAATTGGAGTGTGATGACCGACGGGAAGATCACGAGCTCGTCGGTCGGAGCGGTGGCCGTGTGCGAAGCGGATCCCGACGTCGTGTACATCGGCACCGGCGAGACGCAGATCCGCGGCAACATCATTCAGGGCGACGGTGCGTACAAATCGACCGACGGCGGGAGTACGTGGCAGCACATCGGTCTGCGCGAGACCCAGAACATCAGTCGGATCCGCATCCACCCAGAGGACTGCGACGTCGCCTGGGTGGCAGCCTTCGGCGTGCACTCGGCTTCCAACCCCGAGCGCGGTGTCTTCAAGACCGTCGACGGGGGTGAGAGCTGGGAGCTGTCGCTCTTCAAGAGTGCGAAGGCAGGTGCGACCGACCTCGTGCTCGACCCGAACAACCCGGACGTCCTGTATGCGACGATCTGGGAGGCGTGGAGGAAGAGCTGGGGCATGAGCTCGGGTGGAGACGATTCGGGTCTCTGGAAGTCGAGCGACGGCGGCGATACGTGGAGCGACATTACGTCGAGGCTCGGCCTCGAACCGGCTGGACCGATCGGGAAGATGGGTGTCGCGGTATCGGGTGCGAACTCCGACCGGGTCTGGGTGCTCGTCGAGCACGAGCCGGGCGGCGGCGTATTCCGCTCCGACGATGCCGGTGAGAGCTGGCAGCGAGTGAACGAAGAGCGCAAGCTCCGTCAGCGCGCGTTCTACTACACACGCATCTACGCGGACCCTCAGGACGAGGACGTGGTCTACGCCCTCAATACCGGGCTCTACAAGTCGACCGACGGTGGAGAGACGTTCCCGGACGGGATCAGCGTGCCGCACGGCGACAACCACGACCTCTGGATCTCCGCCTCGGACCCTGATCGCATGATCAACTCGAACGACGGCGGCGCGAACGTCTCCGTCAACGGCGGACAGAGTTGGACGGATCAGGAGTACCCGACAGCGCAGTTCTACCGCGTGATCACGACGAACCACGAGCCGTATCACATCTGTGGCGCGCAGCAGGACAACTCCACCGCTTGCACGCCATCGAGTGGCTGGAATCACCTGTCGGCCGCCGGAGGCTTTGGGGGCGGCGGCTATTTCTATTCGGTTGGCGGCTGCGAGAGCGGGTATATCGCTCCGCATCCGGAGGATGTCGACGTGTTCTACGCAGGATGCTACGGCGGCTCACTCTCGCGCTATGACCACGGCACGGGTTTCTCTCGGTCGATCAGCGTGTGGCCGGAGAATCCGATGGGCGAGTCAGCGGAGGATATCCGCGAACGTGTGCAGTGGACCTATCCGATCGTTTTCGACAAGCACGACTCGGGCATCCTCTACACGGCCACTCACAGGGTCTGGCGGACGCTCACCGAGGGTCAAAGCTGGGAGCAGATCAGCCCCGATCTCACGCGGAACGATCCCCTCACGGTCGGACCGTCCGGCGGACCGATCACGAGGGACCAGACGGGCGTGGAAACATACGCGACCGTCTTTGCCATCGCGCCGTCCCCCCACGACCCCAACGTGATCTGGGCGGGTTCGGACGACGGCTACGTGCACGTGACCCGTGACGCGCGGGCGGCGTCGCCCTCTTGGGTCAACGTCACGCCGGCCGACGCACCCGACTTCGTGCGCATCAACACCATCGAGGCGTCACCGACCACGCCGGGCAAGGCGTACGTCGCAGGCATCCGCTACCTCGTGGACAACGACCGCAGCCCCTACGTCTGGAAGACCGAGGACTACGGTCAGAGCTGGACCAAGATCGTGAACGGCATCCCCGCGGACGATTTCATCCGTGCGGTACGTGAAGATCCGGAGCGGCCGGGCCTGCTGTACGCGGCCTCGGAGCGCACGGTCTACATCTCGTGGAACGACGGTGCGAACTGGCAGCCGCTGACGATGAATTTGCCGGTCGTACAGGTCTCCGACCTGGTGGTCGAGGACCACGACCTGGTGATCGCCACGCACGGACGCGCGTTTTGGGTGATGCGCAACATCGACGTCTTGCGCCAGATGAACCCGGAGGTGGTGACGTCGGACTTCTGGCTCTTCGATCCGCGTGACCCGGTCCGCCGCTTCGACAACACGGCGGACATCTATTACTACCTGCCGTCGGATGCGGAGGAGGTCCTGATCGAGTTCGCGGACGCGAACGGGAACGTCCTGATCTCGTCCTTGTCGGCCGACTCCGCCGCCGCGGATGACGATGACGAGTCTACAGGCGGTGGAGGCTTCGGTGGATTCGGTGGTGGTAGTGCGCGGCCCTCGAAGACGGAGGGGTCGAACCGCTTCCGGTGGAACATGCGTCTCGAGGGCTGGACCGATTTCGAGGGCCGGATTTTCTGGGCTGCAGGCAACCAGGGTCCGGCGGTGGTGCCGGGTCGCTATCAGGTGCGGCTCACCGTGGATGGAGAGACCGAGACACGGGACTTCGAGATCAGGATGAATCCGCGCGCGCTCGCCCAAGGCGTCACGGTGGCGGATCTGCGGGAGCGCTTCGACTTCGCGGTCCGGATCCGGGATCGGGTCACGGAAGCGCACGAGGCCGTCCTGCGCATCCGCTCCATCAAGAGTCAGGTCGACGAGCGCTTGGAAGAGAACGACAACTCCGAGCTGGCTTCGCTGGGTGCCACCGTGAACGAGCGCTTGGGCGGTGTGGAAGGCGAGATCTATCAAGTTCGGAACCGCTCCAACCAGGACCCGCTCAACTACCCGATCAAGCTGAACAACAAGATCGCTGCCCTGCAAAACCTCGTAGAGGGCCCGGAGAGCCGGCCAACCGATCAGTCCTACGAAGTGTTCGAAGTGCTCTCGAGCGCTCTCGAGCAAGAGTTGGAGCAGATGACGTTGATCATCCAGCAGGAGCTGGCCCGTCTCAATGAGTTGCTGCGCGAGCTCGGGCTCGAGCCGATCGATGCCGAGCGGCTGATCACATGA